A part of Pseudoalteromonas arctica A 37-1-2 genomic DNA contains:
- the rplL gene encoding 50S ribosomal protein L7/L12 translates to MSVSKDQILDAIAEMSVMDVVALIEAMEEKFGVTAAAAMVAGPAAEAAEEKTEFDVILTGAGANKVSAIKAVRSATGLGLKEAKALVEAAPTPVKEGVSKEEAEALAKDLTEAGAEVEVK, encoded by the coding sequence ACGCAATTGCTGAAATGTCAGTAATGGACGTTGTTGCTCTTATCGAAGCAATGGAAGAAAAATTCGGCGTAACTGCTGCAGCTGCAATGGTAGCTGGTCCAGCTGCTGAAGCTGCTGAAGAGAAAACAGAATTTGACGTAATCCTTACTGGCGCTGGCGCTAACAAGGTTTCTGCAATCAAAGCTGTTCGTAGCGCAACTGGCCTTGGCCTTAAAGAAGCGAAAGCTCTTGTTGAAGCTGCTCCTACACCTGTTAAAGAAGGTGTATCTAAAGAAGAAGCTGAAGCACTTGCAAAAGATCTTACTGAAGCTGGTGCTGAAGTTGAGGTTAAGTAA
- the rpoB gene encoding DNA-directed RNA polymerase subunit beta, producing MAYSYSEKKRIRKDFGKRPQVLDIPFLLSTQLESFKKFLVPDADGDHGLEAAFRSVFPIKSYSGNSELQYVSYRIGEPVFDVKECQIRGVTYSAPLRVKLRLVVMDKEAPGTVKDIKEQEVYMGEIPLMTDTGTFVINGTERVIVSQLHRSPGVFFDNDRGKTHSSGKVLYNARVIPYRGSWLDFEFDAKDNLYVRIDRRRKLPASIILRALEYSSEQILDMFFDNTTFEVTNGKVLMELVPSRLRGETAAFDIKSEDGEVFVESGRRVTARHIKSIEKKGIKQLEVPHEYIIGRIVAKNYVDESTGEVIANANDELTLELMAELVKAGYTKIDTLYINEVDSGAYMSNTLNIDSASSRLEALVEIYRMMRPGEPPTKDAAEALFQNLFFSEERYDLSTVGRMKFNSRVGYDTDTGPGTLSKEDIVSVMKVLIAIRNGQGDVDDIDHLGNRRIRSVGEMAENQFRVGLVRVERAVRERLSLGDLDAIMPQDLINAKPISAAVKEFFGSSQLSQFMDQNNPLSEVTHKRRISALGPGGLTRERAGFEVRDVHVTHYGRVCPIETPEGPNIGLINSLSTYARTNDYGFLETPYRKVVDGVVTDEVDYLSAIEEGQFVIAQANSNLTETNEFVDELIPCRHKGESTFMGRMDQQYMDVSPQQVISVAAALIPFLEHDDANRALMGSNMQRQAVPTLKADKPLVGTGIELTLAKDSGVTIVAKRGGEVMYADASRIVVNVHEEERIPGEAGIDIYNLTKYTRSNQNTCINQKPTCMVGEPVTRGDVLADGPSTDLGDLALGQNLRVAFMPWNGYNFEDSILLSERVVEEDRLTTIHIQELQCVARDTKLGPEEITADIPNVGESALGKLDESGVVYIGAEVKGGDILVGKVTPKGETQLTPEEKLLRAIFGEKASDVKDSSLRVPNSVTGTVIDVQVFTRDGVEKDKRALEVEDMQLREAKKDFNEEFRILEAGVLDRARKLLIAAGFDEDKLASLNAEKVLTQSLAEEDKQAELEQLAAQYDELKAEYDKKFENKRRKITQGDDLAPGVLKIVKVYLAVKRRIQPGDKMAGRHGNKGVISTIVPVEDMPYDDKGRTVDIVLNPLGVPSRMNIGQILETHMGLAARGIGERIEEMMKEQRELHELRDFIKQAYEIGESRQVVDIASFTDDEIRRLAENLKGGLPIATPAFDGAKESEIKDMLELAGYPRSGQVTLYDGRTGDQFERQVTVGYMYMLKLNHLVDDKMHARSTGSYSLVTQQPLGGKAQFGGQRFGEMEVWALEAYGAAYTLQEMLTVKSDDVNGRTKMYKNIVDGNHKMEPGMPESFNVLLKEIRSLGINIELEEN from the coding sequence ATGGCTTACTCTTATTCTGAAAAGAAACGTATCCGTAAGGATTTTGGTAAACGTCCACAAGTTTTGGATATACCTTTTTTACTGTCTACACAGTTAGAATCGTTTAAAAAATTCTTAGTGCCGGACGCTGATGGCGATCATGGTTTGGAAGCTGCCTTCCGTTCTGTGTTCCCTATTAAAAGCTACTCGGGAAATTCTGAGCTTCAATACGTAAGTTACCGTATTGGTGAGCCAGTTTTCGATGTAAAAGAATGTCAAATTCGCGGTGTGACTTATTCTGCTCCACTTCGCGTGAAACTGCGTCTTGTTGTTATGGACAAAGAAGCACCAGGCACAGTTAAAGACATTAAAGAGCAAGAAGTTTACATGGGCGAAATTCCGCTCATGACAGATACCGGTACTTTTGTAATCAATGGTACAGAGCGTGTTATCGTTTCTCAGCTACACCGTAGCCCTGGTGTATTCTTTGATAACGACCGCGGTAAAACCCATTCATCGGGTAAAGTATTATATAACGCACGCGTTATACCTTACCGTGGTTCATGGTTAGACTTCGAATTTGATGCAAAAGATAACTTATATGTACGTATTGACCGTCGTCGTAAATTACCGGCGTCTATCATCCTACGTGCACTAGAGTATTCTAGCGAACAAATCCTAGATATGTTCTTCGATAACACTACGTTTGAAGTAACGAATGGTAAAGTTCTTATGGAACTTGTACCTTCGCGTTTACGTGGTGAAACTGCCGCTTTTGATATCAAGAGCGAAGACGGTGAAGTATTTGTTGAAAGCGGTCGTCGTGTTACGGCTCGCCACATCAAGAGCATCGAAAAGAAAGGCATTAAGCAATTAGAAGTACCACATGAGTACATCATTGGCCGTATTGTAGCTAAAAACTATGTTGATGAGTCAACTGGTGAAGTTATTGCAAATGCAAATGACGAGCTAACTCTAGAGCTAATGGCTGAATTGGTTAAAGCCGGTTACACTAAAATTGATACGTTATATATCAATGAAGTGGACAGCGGTGCTTACATGTCAAATACATTAAACATTGACTCTGCAAGCAGCCGTTTAGAAGCACTAGTAGAAATTTACCGCATGATGCGCCCAGGCGAGCCACCGACGAAAGACGCGGCTGAAGCCTTATTCCAGAACTTGTTCTTCTCTGAAGAACGTTATGACTTATCTACTGTAGGTCGTATGAAGTTCAATAGCCGTGTTGGTTACGATACAGACACAGGCCCTGGCACATTAAGCAAAGAAGACATCGTGTCTGTTATGAAAGTATTAATTGCTATTCGTAACGGTCAAGGCGATGTTGATGATATCGATCACTTAGGCAACCGTCGTATACGTAGTGTTGGCGAAATGGCTGAGAACCAATTCCGTGTTGGTCTAGTACGTGTTGAACGTGCTGTACGTGAGCGTTTAAGCTTAGGTGACCTTGACGCGATAATGCCACAAGATCTTATTAACGCTAAGCCTATTTCGGCAGCTGTTAAAGAGTTCTTCGGCTCGTCTCAGTTATCACAGTTTATGGACCAAAATAACCCACTATCAGAAGTTACGCATAAACGTCGTATCTCTGCATTAGGTCCGGGCGGTCTAACTCGTGAACGCGCAGGCTTTGAAGTACGTGACGTTCACGTAACTCACTATGGTCGCGTATGTCCAATCGAGACTCCTGAGGGTCCAAATATCGGTCTAATTAACTCGTTGTCTACGTACGCACGTACAAATGACTACGGTTTCTTAGAAACACCTTACCGCAAAGTGGTAGACGGTGTTGTAACTGATGAAGTTGATTATTTATCAGCCATTGAAGAAGGTCAGTTTGTTATCGCACAGGCGAACTCAAACTTAACTGAAACCAATGAGTTTGTTGATGAACTTATCCCATGTCGTCACAAAGGTGAATCTACCTTTATGGGTCGCATGGACCAGCAGTATATGGATGTATCACCACAACAGGTGATCTCTGTAGCGGCAGCACTTATCCCGTTCTTAGAACACGATGATGCTAACCGTGCATTGATGGGTTCAAACATGCAACGTCAAGCAGTACCAACATTGAAAGCGGATAAGCCGTTAGTAGGTACTGGTATTGAGTTAACACTAGCGAAAGATTCTGGTGTAACTATCGTTGCTAAACGTGGTGGTGAAGTAATGTATGCTGACGCAAGTCGCATCGTTGTAAATGTACATGAAGAAGAACGCATTCCTGGTGAAGCGGGCATCGACATCTACAACTTAACCAAATACACACGTTCAAACCAAAATACATGTATTAACCAAAAACCAACTTGTATGGTTGGCGAACCGGTTACTCGTGGTGACGTGTTAGCAGATGGTCCTTCGACTGACTTAGGTGACTTAGCCCTTGGTCAAAACCTTCGCGTGGCATTCATGCCATGGAACGGTTATAACTTCGAAGATTCAATCTTGTTATCAGAGCGCGTAGTTGAAGAAGATCGTCTAACGACTATCCATATTCAAGAACTACAGTGTGTTGCCCGTGATACTAAATTAGGTCCAGAAGAGATCACTGCAGATATCCCGAATGTGGGTGAGTCTGCGCTAGGCAAGCTTGATGAATCAGGCGTTGTATATATTGGTGCTGAAGTTAAAGGCGGCGATATCCTAGTAGGTAAAGTGACTCCTAAAGGCGAGACACAGCTTACACCTGAAGAGAAGCTACTGCGTGCTATCTTCGGCGAAAAAGCGTCTGACGTTAAAGACAGCTCTTTACGTGTACCAAATTCTGTAACTGGTACTGTAATTGACGTGCAAGTTTTCACCCGTGATGGTGTTGAAAAAGATAAACGCGCGTTAGAAGTTGAAGACATGCAGCTTCGCGAAGCGAAGAAAGACTTCAACGAAGAGTTCCGTATTTTAGAAGCAGGCGTTTTAGACCGTGCACGTAAGCTACTTATAGCTGCTGGTTTTGATGAAGATAAACTTGCATCTCTAAATGCTGAAAAAGTGCTTACGCAAAGCCTTGCTGAAGAAGACAAGCAAGCTGAGCTTGAGCAGCTTGCTGCACAATACGATGAACTTAAAGCTGAATACGATAAGAAGTTTGAAAACAAACGTCGTAAAATTACCCAAGGTGATGACTTAGCACCAGGCGTACTTAAGATTGTTAAAGTATACCTAGCTGTTAAACGTCGTATCCAACCGGGTGATAAAATGGCGGGTCGTCATGGTAACAAAGGTGTTATCTCGACTATCGTACCAGTAGAAGATATGCCTTACGATGACAAAGGTCGTACGGTAGATATCGTATTGAATCCACTAGGTGTACCATCACGTATGAACATCGGTCAGATCCTTGAAACACATATGGGTCTTGCTGCACGTGGTATCGGTGAACGTATTGAAGAGATGATGAAAGAGCAACGTGAGCTTCATGAGCTACGTGACTTCATCAAGCAAGCATACGAAATTGGCGAATCTCGCCAAGTTGTAGATATTGCTAGCTTCACTGATGACGAAATTCGTCGTCTAGCTGAAAACTTAAAAGGTGGTTTACCAATAGCTACTCCTGCATTTGATGGCGCGAAAGAAAGCGAAATCAAAGACATGCTTGAGCTTGCGGGCTATCCTCGTAGTGGTCAGGTTACACTTTATGATGGCCGTACTGGCGATCAGTTTGAACGTCAAGTAACTGTTGGTTACATGTACATGCTTAAACTTAACCACTTGGTTGACGATAAGATGCACGCACGTTCTACTGGTTCTTACAGCCTTGTTACTCAGCAGCCGCTGGGTGGTAAAGCACAGTTCGGTGGCCAGCGTTTTGGTGAGATGGAAGTATGGGCACTTGAAGCTTATGGTGCTGCTTACACTCTACAAGAAATGCTAACAGTGAAATCGGATGACGTGAACGGTCGTACTAAGATGTATAAAAACATCGTTGATGGTAACCATAAAATGGAACCAGGTATGCCAGAATCGTTCAACGTATTGTTGAAAGAAATCCGCTCACTGGGTATCAACATCGAGTTGGAAGAAAATTAA
- the rpoC gene encoding DNA-directed RNA polymerase subunit beta' — MKDLLKFLKQQNKTEEFDAIRIGLASPDMVRSWSYGEVKKPETINYRTFKPERDGLFCARIFGPVKDYECLCGKYKRLKHRGVICEKCGVEVTLTKVRRDRMGHIDLASPVAHIWFLKSLPSRIGLMLDMTLRDIERVLYFESFVVTEPGMTTLERGQLLGEEEYLDSLEEHGDEFEAKMGAEAVLDLLRELDLAQLIAEMREELPTINSETKRKKITKRLKLMESFHQSGNNPEWMIMTVLPVLPPDLRPLVPLDGGRFATSDLNDLYRRVINRNNRLKRLLDLAAPDIIVRNEKRMLQEAVDALLDNGRRGRAITGSNKRPLKSLADMIKGKQGRFRQNLLGKRVDYSGRSVITVGPTLKLHQCGLPKKMALELFKPFIYGKLERRGMATTIKAAKKMVEREVPEVWDVLDEVIREHPVLLNRAPTLHRLGIQAFEPVLIEGKAIHLHPLVCAAYNADFDGDQMAVHVPLTIEAQLEARALMMSTNNILSPANGEPIIVPSQDVVLGLYYMTRDRINAKGEGAIFKDPKEAEKAYRSGNADLHAIVKVRISQSVKNEDGVVEDTITVIDTTVGRAILSLILPKGMPFASINQPLGKKQISGLLNECYRRLGLKDTVIFADQVMYTGFHYAMKSGVSIGIDDLVIPPVKAQIIESAEAEVTEINQQFQSGLVTAGEKYNKVIDIWSRVNENLSREMMSNLSKDTVINAQGEEVEQPSFNSVFMMADSGARGSAAQIRQLAGMRGLMARPDGSIIETPITANFREGLNVLQYFISTHGARKGLADTALKTANSGYLTRRLVDVAQDLVINEDDCGTEDGLTMKPLIEGGDVVEALRERVLGRVVAEDIVIPGTNTVLVERNIMLDEKLCDLLEEHSVDEVRVRSVITCDNDFGVCANCYGRDLARGHIINAGESVGVIAAQSIGEPGTQLTMRTFHIGGAASRASAENNVQVKTNGTLKLHNSKYVLNTDGKIVITSRSTEITIIDSHGREKERYKVPYGAVLTVQDNAEVLGNDIVATWDPHSHPIVLEHKSKVSFSDIDDSNTEAQTDELTGLTRVVVKDLAKVNTKEPKLIIESEERGLQETRLPSFTTIEVIDGVTANPGDVLARIPQEGSKTRDITGGLPRVADLFEARKPKEPAILAEVTGTISFGKETKGKKRLVITPAEGDHYEEMIPKWRQLNVFEGEQVSKGEVIADGPESPHDILRLRGVTHVANYIVNEVQEVYRLQGVKINDKHIETIIRQMLRKCTIMHGGDTDFLAGEQIEVARVNIANRDLEKQGKIPAKFEIQLMGITKASLATESFISAASFQETTRVLTDAAVNGKSDELRGLKENVIVGRLIPAGTGFAYHQERMARRKQSKVVVEEQTVSAEEATQALTDALNADLSGNQ, encoded by the coding sequence GTGAAAGACTTACTTAAGTTTCTGAAGCAACAAAATAAGACCGAAGAATTCGATGCAATTCGCATTGGTCTTGCTTCACCAGACATGGTTCGTTCATGGTCATACGGTGAAGTAAAGAAACCTGAGACTATTAACTACCGTACTTTCAAGCCTGAGCGCGATGGCTTATTCTGTGCCCGTATTTTCGGCCCAGTGAAAGATTATGAGTGTTTATGTGGTAAATATAAACGCCTTAAACACCGTGGTGTGATCTGTGAAAAGTGTGGCGTTGAAGTAACACTCACTAAAGTGCGACGCGATCGTATGGGTCATATCGACCTTGCGAGCCCAGTTGCACATATATGGTTTTTAAAATCATTACCGTCACGTATTGGCTTAATGCTAGATATGACGCTTCGTGATATTGAACGTGTTCTTTACTTCGAATCATTCGTAGTAACTGAACCTGGTATGACAACGCTTGAGCGTGGTCAGTTATTAGGTGAAGAAGAATACTTAGATTCACTAGAAGAGCACGGTGATGAGTTTGAAGCTAAGATGGGTGCTGAAGCAGTTTTAGACTTGCTTCGTGAACTTGATCTTGCTCAATTAATTGCTGAGATGCGTGAAGAGTTACCAACAATTAACTCTGAAACTAAGCGTAAAAAAATCACTAAACGTCTTAAGTTAATGGAATCGTTCCACCAATCAGGTAATAACCCTGAGTGGATGATCATGACAGTACTTCCAGTATTGCCACCTGATCTACGCCCATTAGTACCATTAGACGGTGGTCGTTTTGCGACATCTGATCTAAATGACCTTTACCGTCGTGTTATTAACCGTAATAACCGTCTTAAGCGTCTACTAGATTTAGCAGCACCAGACATTATTGTACGTAACGAAAAACGTATGTTACAAGAAGCGGTAGATGCGCTACTTGATAACGGTCGTCGTGGTCGTGCAATTACAGGTTCTAACAAACGTCCTCTTAAATCTCTTGCTGATATGATCAAGGGTAAGCAAGGTCGTTTCCGTCAGAACTTACTTGGTAAGCGTGTAGATTATTCAGGCCGTTCTGTAATCACAGTTGGTCCTACACTTAAGCTTCACCAATGTGGTCTTCCTAAGAAGATGGCACTAGAGCTATTCAAACCATTCATCTATGGCAAATTAGAACGTCGCGGCATGGCTACGACAATCAAAGCTGCTAAGAAGATGGTTGAACGTGAAGTTCCGGAAGTATGGGATGTACTTGACGAAGTAATTCGTGAACATCCAGTATTACTTAACCGTGCACCAACACTTCACCGTTTGGGTATCCAAGCGTTTGAGCCTGTGCTTATCGAAGGTAAAGCGATTCATTTGCATCCATTAGTATGTGCGGCTTACAACGCCGATTTCGATGGTGACCAAATGGCGGTACACGTACCGTTAACAATCGAAGCGCAGCTTGAAGCTCGTGCATTGATGATGTCAACAAACAACATTCTATCTCCTGCGAATGGTGAGCCAATCATCGTTCCTTCACAGGATGTTGTATTGGGTCTTTATTACATGACTCGTGACCGCATTAACGCTAAAGGCGAAGGCGCGATATTTAAAGATCCAAAAGAAGCAGAAAAAGCATACCGCAGTGGCAATGCAGACCTTCACGCAATTGTGAAAGTACGTATTAGCCAATCAGTTAAAAACGAAGACGGCGTAGTAGAAGATACTATTACTGTTATCGATACAACTGTTGGTCGTGCGATTCTGTCTCTAATTTTACCTAAAGGCATGCCGTTTGCGTCAATCAACCAGCCGCTAGGTAAAAAGCAGATTTCTGGCTTATTGAATGAGTGTTACCGTCGTCTAGGTCTTAAAGATACAGTTATCTTTGCTGACCAAGTTATGTACACCGGTTTCCATTATGCAATGAAGTCAGGTGTTTCTATCGGTATTGATGACTTAGTTATCCCACCGGTTAAAGCACAGATAATTGAATCAGCTGAAGCTGAAGTTACTGAAATCAACCAACAATTCCAATCAGGTCTTGTAACGGCTGGTGAAAAGTACAACAAAGTTATCGATATCTGGTCACGTGTAAACGAAAACTTATCACGTGAGATGATGTCTAACTTGTCGAAAGACACAGTTATCAATGCACAAGGTGAAGAAGTAGAGCAACCGTCATTTAACTCAGTGTTTATGATGGCCGACTCAGGTGCTCGTGGTAGTGCTGCACAGATTCGTCAGTTGGCGGGTATGCGTGGTCTAATGGCACGTCCAGATGGTTCAATCATCGAGACTCCAATCACAGCTAACTTCCGTGAAGGTCTAAACGTACTTCAGTACTTCATCTCAACGCATGGTGCGCGTAAAGGTCTTGCCGATACAGCACTTAAAACAGCAAACTCGGGTTACCTAACGCGTCGTCTAGTAGACGTTGCACAAGATTTGGTAATCAATGAAGATGACTGTGGCACAGAAGATGGCTTAACAATGAAACCGCTTATTGAAGGTGGTGATGTTGTAGAAGCACTTCGTGAACGTGTTCTAGGTCGTGTTGTTGCTGAAGATATTGTGATTCCAGGTACTAATACAGTGCTTGTTGAACGTAATATCATGCTAGACGAAAAACTGTGTGATCTTTTAGAAGAGCATTCAGTAGATGAAGTTCGTGTACGTTCTGTTATCACTTGTGATAATGACTTTGGTGTTTGTGCTAACTGTTATGGTCGTGACCTAGCACGTGGTCATATCATCAACGCTGGTGAATCAGTGGGTGTTATCGCGGCACAGTCAATTGGTGAGCCGGGTACACAGTTAACAATGCGTACCTTCCACATCGGTGGTGCGGCATCTAGAGCGTCTGCAGAAAATAATGTACAAGTTAAAACTAACGGTACATTAAAACTTCATAACTCTAAGTACGTATTAAACACAGACGGTAAGATTGTTATTACCTCTCGTTCTACGGAAATTACTATCATTGATAGTCATGGTCGTGAGAAAGAGCGTTATAAAGTACCTTACGGTGCGGTATTAACAGTGCAAGACAATGCTGAAGTTCTAGGTAACGATATCGTTGCTACTTGGGACCCGCATAGTCACCCAATCGTTCTTGAGCATAAATCAAAAGTATCGTTCAGCGATATCGATGATTCAAATACTGAAGCACAGACTGATGAGCTAACTGGTTTAACCCGTGTAGTTGTAAAAGATCTTGCTAAAGTAAATACGAAAGAACCAAAGCTTATCATCGAAAGTGAAGAGCGCGGTCTGCAAGAAACACGTCTTCCTTCATTCACGACGATTGAAGTTATTGACGGCGTTACAGCAAACCCAGGTGACGTGTTAGCACGTATTCCGCAAGAAGGTTCGAAAACTCGTGATATCACGGGTGGTCTACCACGCGTAGCCGACTTATTTGAAGCTCGTAAGCCAAAAGAACCAGCTATATTAGCTGAAGTAACTGGTACAATTAGCTTCGGTAAAGAGACTAAAGGTAAGAAGCGTTTAGTTATTACTCCAGCTGAAGGTGATCATTACGAAGAGATGATTCCTAAATGGCGTCAACTTAACGTGTTTGAAGGTGAGCAAGTGTCTAAAGGTGAAGTTATCGCCGATGGTCCTGAATCACCGCATGACATCTTACGCCTACGTGGTGTGACTCATGTTGCTAACTATATCGTTAACGAAGTGCAAGAGGTTTACCGTTTGCAAGGCGTTAAGATCAATGACAAGCACATTGAAACAATTATCCGTCAAATGTTACGTAAATGTACCATTATGCACGGCGGTGATACTGACTTCTTAGCCGGTGAGCAAATCGAAGTGGCGCGCGTTAATATCGCAAACCGTGACCTTGAAAAACAAGGTAAGATACCAGCTAAGTTTGAAATCCAGTTAATGGGTATCACAAAAGCATCACTAGCAACAGAATCTTTCATCTCTGCAGCGTCTTTCCAAGAGACAACACGTGTTCTTACAGATGCGGCAGTGAATGGTAAGAGCGATGAGCTTCGCGGTCTTAAAGAAAACGTAATTGTGGGTCGTTTGATCCCAGCCGGTACCGGTTTTGCGTATCATCAAGAACGTATGGCTCGCCGTAAACAAAGCAAAGTAGTAGTAGAAGAGCAAACAGTAAGTGCAGAAGAGGCAACTCAAGCACTTACAGACGCTCTAAATGCTGATTTGTCTGGAAATCAATAA
- the rpsL gene encoding 30S ribosomal protein S12, giving the protein MATINQLVRKPRRSKVTKSNSAALKACPQKRGVCTRVYTTTPKKPNSALRKVARVRLTNGFEVTSYIGGEGHNLQEHSVILIRGGRVKDLPGVRFHTVRGALDCAGVSDRRQARSKYGAKRPKG; this is encoded by the coding sequence ATGGCAACTATTAACCAGCTAGTGCGTAAGCCACGCCGTAGCAAGGTTACGAAAAGTAACTCAGCTGCACTAAAAGCGTGTCCGCAAAAGCGCGGTGTATGTACTCGCGTATATACAACTACACCTAAGAAACCAAACTCGGCGTTACGTAAAGTAGCACGTGTACGTTTAACTAACGGTTTCGAAGTAACTTCATACATTGGCGGTGAAGGTCATAACCTTCAAGAGCATAGTGTAATCCTAATCCGTGGTGGTCGTGTTAAAGATTTACCAGGTGTGCGTTTTCACACTGTTCGTGGTGCACTTGACTGTGCAGGCGTTAGCGATCGTCGTCAAGCTCGTTCTAAATACGGTGCAAAACGCCCTAAAGGCTAA
- the rpsG gene encoding 30S ribosomal protein S7 has product MPRRRVIGQRKILPDPKFGSELLAKFVNIVMLDGKKSTAEKIVYGALDVAAEKSGKSHLEIFETALDNIRPQVEVKSRRVGGSTYQVPVEVRPVRRNALGMRWLVDAARKRGEKSMGLRLAQEIVDASDNKGTAVKKREDVHRMAEANKAFAHYRW; this is encoded by the coding sequence ATGCCTAGAAGACGCGTAATCGGTCAACGTAAAATTCTTCCAGATCCTAAGTTCGGATCGGAACTTCTTGCTAAATTCGTTAACATCGTGATGTTAGACGGCAAGAAATCTACTGCTGAAAAAATTGTTTATGGTGCGCTAGACGTGGCTGCTGAGAAATCAGGCAAGTCGCACCTAGAAATCTTTGAAACTGCACTTGATAACATCCGCCCACAGGTAGAAGTTAAATCTCGCCGTGTTGGTGGTTCAACTTATCAAGTACCAGTTGAAGTACGTCCAGTTCGTCGTAACGCATTAGGTATGCGTTGGTTAGTAGACGCTGCACGTAAGCGTGGCGAAAAATCTATGGGCTTACGTTTAGCTCAAGAAATCGTTGACGCTTCTGATAATAAAGGCACTGCGGTTAAGAAACGTGAAGACGTTCACCGTATGGCTGAAGCGAATAAAGCATTCGCTCATTACCGTTGGTAA